The Thermomonospora amylolytica sequence GACCAAGGACAGCGAGGCATGCGCGCACAGTTCGTTCTCCAGGAGATCTGGATCGGTCTCCGCCGCAACCTGACGATGACCGTCTCCCTGGTCATCACCGTGGCGATCGCCATGGCGCTGCTGGGCACCGGCCTGCTGATCAAGCTCCAGGTCGACAGCTCCAAGAGCTACTGGCACGACCGGATCGAGGTCTCGGTCTTCCTGTGCAACAAGACCAGCTCCAACCCCAGTTGCAACAAGACCGACGCCACCGAGCAGCAGAAGGCCGAGATCAAGCGGGACCTCGAGGGCTCGCCGGTGGTGGCCGAGGTCACCTACGAGAGCAAGGAGCAGGCCTTCCAGCGGTTCAAGGAGACCTTCTCCAGCAACCCGGGCCTGGTGCAGGGCGCCAAGGTCGGCGACATCCCCGACTCCTTCCGGGTGCGGCTGAGCGACCCCGAGCGGTTCGACGAGGTGACCAAGCTGCTGGCGAACCGGGCCGGGGTGGACCAGGTGGTCAACGAGAAGGAGATCCTGGACCGGTTCTTCAAGATCCTGAACGGCCTGCAGTGGGCGGCCATCATGATCGCGGCCATCCAGGTGATCGCGGCGGTGCTGCTGGTGGCCAACACGGTCCGGCTGTCGGCATTCAACCGGCGGCGGGAGACCGGGATCATGCGCCTGGTCGGCGCCTCCAACCTGTACATCCAGCTCCCGTTCATCCTGGAGGGCGCGATCGCCGGCCTGATCGGCGGCCTGTTCGCGGCCATCCTGCTGGTCGGCAGCAAGATCGCGCTGATCGACCAGCTGCAGGAGTCGCTGGAGTTCACCAGCCAGCTGTCGTGGGCCTCGGTGACCGGTGTGATCGTGTTCTCGATCTGCGTGGGCGTGCTGCTGTGCGCCGCGGCCTCGTTCCTGAGCCTGCGCCGATACCTGCGGATCTGACCGGAGGGCCGATCCGCCCGTCCTACACTCGTTGCCATGTTCCGGCTGACCGGTCGTGTCCCCCGAGCAGTGCGGGCCGGTCGACCCGTCCGCGCCGCCGCGGTCGCACTGGCGCTGGTGTGCGCGTACGGCGCGGGGGTGGTGACCGGCGCCGAGCCGGGCACCTCCGCCGGAACGGGCGGTCAGAGCACCCTGGACGAGGCGTCCCGGCGGATCGCCGACGAGTCGGCCATCCCGGTCGGCCGGACCGATCTGCAGCGGGCCGCGGTCGAGGGGATGCTGCGCCGGCTCGGCGACCCGTGGGCCCGGTACTACACCGCCACCGAGTACGACGACACCCGGGGCCGGCTCAGCGGCCGGTACAGCGGGGTCGGGCTGTGGCTGGGCGGCGACGGATCGGCCGCCGACCCGGTCAAGGTCGCCAGCGTGCAGCCCGGATCGGCCGCCGAGCGGGCCGGCGTGCAGGCCGGTGACGTGATCACCGGGATCGCCGGCCGTCCGGTCGCGGGCTGGGACCCCTCCCGGGTCGCCGCCGCGCTGCGCGGCCGGCCCGGCACCGCGGTGCTGCTGCGGGTGCGCCGCGGCCTGGCCGAACGGGAGTTCCGGCTGGTCCGCACCGCGGTGCGCAGCGGCGACGTGACCGTCGAGCGCACCGGGCCCGACATCCAGGTCATCCGGATCTCGGCGTTCACCCGGGGGGTGGGCCGGCAGGTCCGCACGGCCGTGGAGCGGTGGCGGGCCCAGGGCGGCGGCGGGCTGATCCTGGACCTGCGCGGCAACCCGGGCGGGCTGCTGGAGGAGGCGGTGCAGACCGCCTCGGCGCTGCTGCCCGGCGGCGTGGTCGTCATCTACGA is a genomic window containing:
- the ftsX gene encoding permease-like cell division protein FtsX produces the protein MRAQFVLQEIWIGLRRNLTMTVSLVITVAIAMALLGTGLLIKLQVDSSKSYWHDRIEVSVFLCNKTSSNPSCNKTDATEQQKAEIKRDLEGSPVVAEVTYESKEQAFQRFKETFSSNPGLVQGAKVGDIPDSFRVRLSDPERFDEVTKLLANRAGVDQVVNEKEILDRFFKILNGLQWAAIMIAAIQVIAAVLLVANTVRLSAFNRRRETGIMRLVGASNLYIQLPFILEGAIAGLIGGLFAAILLVGSKIALIDQLQESLEFTSQLSWASVTGVIVFSICVGVLLCAAASFLSLRRYLRI
- a CDS encoding S41 family peptidase; translation: MFRLTGRVPRAVRAGRPVRAAAVALALVCAYGAGVVTGAEPGTSAGTGGQSTLDEASRRIADESAIPVGRTDLQRAAVEGMLRRLGDPWARYYTATEYDDTRGRLSGRYSGVGLWLGGDGSAADPVKVASVQPGSAAERAGVQAGDVITGIAGRPVAGWDPSRVAAALRGRPGTAVLLRVRRGLAEREFRLVRTAVRSGDVTVERTGPDIQVIRISAFTRGVGRQVRTAVERWRAQGGGGLILDLRGNPGGLLEEAVQTASALLPGGVVVIYERRGRPPRPWPVTAPATGAPRWWSWWTPAPPAPPRSSPDPCATGTAR